A window from SAR202 cluster bacterium encodes these proteins:
- a CDS encoding peptide ABC transporter substrate-binding protein, translating to MATMTATPTPVSAATSTPVPSPTATPVASPTATPTPTRGATQHPAGAFATFSSDMWGFTMDYPSGWEVIETGDAAPLAVIREPGGFSEISLNVFYQAERFSPADAADVLMPQLLSLPAFRLISEGDVNLAGGAKGRRIEFRMQVGESLAKGVVMLAVRGSQNMLARAILKLDDPAEKQALLVDSMLSLKFQEARPFGIPRNQALTLYQDTGPVTLDPAIAQESTSINYITQIFGGLVSFDKDQKLTPDLAEKYEVSPDGKVFTFTLRSNARFNNGKQVTAGDVKYSWERAADPDTRSPTARTYLGDVIGVKEMLAGQASEISGVKAVNDRTLEVTIDSPKGYFLSKLTHTAAYVVDKDNVAQDSELSPWWAEPAGTGPFRIRAWSPLEAMAMERNPMYHLSPAKVPYVVFRFYGGIPSLMYEDGEIDLALVGGDALSQIQTGPQAKEVQEVEELSVFYIGINVNKAPFDDINVRKAFYIVIDKQKLINEVLQGVELAAHGYMPPGLPGHNQSLPAAAFNPEEARKLLASSKYGGGAGLPDVVFTAPGVTGPDTLTLALLDMWRANLGVRVQVRLVDPNIYYYVIQQNVDHLYNYGWIADYPDPQNFLDVLFHSGEENNVGGYANASVDTLLDKLRTETDNESRLRQYQEVEKMLLNDLAGMPLYFGRSFYLVKPYVLGFTKNAQGMLDLKLVELGRV from the coding sequence TTGGCCACTATGACGGCGACACCAACTCCCGTCAGCGCCGCCACGTCCACTCCAGTCCCTTCGCCGACAGCTACGCCTGTAGCATCACCCACCGCCACGCCTACGCCGACGCGTGGGGCGACGCAGCACCCCGCGGGCGCATTTGCCACCTTCAGCAGCGACATGTGGGGTTTTACTATGGACTACCCCTCCGGATGGGAGGTGATAGAGACAGGGGACGCGGCGCCGCTGGCGGTCATTCGAGAGCCTGGCGGATTCTCGGAGATATCGTTGAACGTGTTCTACCAGGCGGAGCGGTTTTCGCCCGCGGACGCCGCCGACGTGCTGATGCCGCAATTGCTGTCCTTGCCGGCGTTCAGGCTGATTTCAGAAGGGGACGTGAACCTAGCCGGCGGGGCTAAAGGGCGGCGGATTGAGTTTCGGATGCAGGTAGGGGAGTCGCTGGCAAAAGGGGTGGTGATGCTAGCGGTGCGGGGATCGCAGAACATGCTGGCGAGGGCGATTCTGAAGCTGGACGACCCAGCGGAGAAGCAGGCGCTGCTGGTGGACAGCATGCTGAGCCTGAAATTCCAGGAAGCCCGGCCTTTCGGGATACCTCGCAACCAGGCCCTGACGCTGTACCAGGACACGGGGCCGGTGACGCTGGACCCGGCCATTGCCCAGGAAAGCACGTCGATTAATTACATAACGCAGATTTTTGGCGGCCTGGTGAGCTTCGACAAGGACCAGAAGCTGACGCCGGACCTGGCGGAAAAATATGAGGTGTCGCCGGACGGCAAGGTGTTCACTTTCACTCTCAGGTCTAACGCCCGGTTCAATAATGGAAAGCAGGTCACGGCCGGCGACGTGAAGTATTCGTGGGAAAGGGCGGCGGATCCGGATACCCGGTCGCCGACGGCGCGCACGTATCTGGGGGATGTTATAGGCGTGAAGGAGATGCTGGCGGGGCAGGCGTCGGAGATATCGGGAGTGAAGGCGGTAAATGATAGAACCCTTGAGGTCACTATAGACAGCCCCAAGGGTTATTTTCTGTCCAAGCTGACCCATACGGCAGCTTACGTGGTAGACAAGGATAACGTGGCCCAGGACTCAGAGCTGTCGCCGTGGTGGGCGGAGCCGGCGGGGACCGGCCCCTTCAGGATACGGGCGTGGAGCCCGCTGGAGGCCATGGCGATGGAGCGGAACCCAATGTACCACCTATCGCCGGCTAAAGTCCCGTATGTGGTCTTTCGCTTCTATGGCGGCATACCGTCGCTGATGTACGAGGATGGGGAGATTGACCTGGCCCTGGTGGGCGGGGACGCGCTGTCGCAGATTCAGACGGGGCCTCAGGCGAAAGAGGTGCAGGAGGTCGAGGAACTTAGCGTGTTCTACATTGGCATCAATGTCAACAAAGCGCCCTTTGACGACATAAATGTGCGCAAGGCCTTCTACATTGTCATCGACAAGCAGAAGCTGATCAATGAAGTGCTGCAGGGAGTGGAACTGGCGGCCCACGGGTACATGCCACCAGGCCTGCCCGGACATAACCAGTCGCTGCCGGCGGCGGCGTTTAATCCGGAAGAGGCCAGAAAGCTTTTGGCGTCGTCCAAGTATGGAGGCGGGGCAGGTTTGCCAGACGTGGTATTTACCGCGCCGGGCGTTACTGGGCCGGACACGCTGACGCTGGCGCTGCTGGATATGTGGCGCGCCAACCTGGGCGTGCGGGTGCAGGTGCGACTGGTGGACCCGAACATCTACTACTATGTGATCCAGCAGAACGTGGACCATCTGTATAACTACGGCTGGATAGCGGACTATCCGGACCCGCAGAACTTCCTGGACGTGCTTTTCCACAGCGGCGAGGAGAATAACGTCGGCGGCTATGCCAATGCCAGCGTGGACACGCTGCTGGATAAGCTGCGCACCGAGACAGACAACGAGTCGAGGCTGCGGCAGTACCAGGAGGTGGAGAAGATGCTGCTGAACGACTTGGCAGGGATGCCGCTTTACTTTGGACGGTCGTTTTACCTGGTGAAGCCTTACGTGCTGGGGTTCACGAAGAATGCCCAGGGGATGCTGGACCTGAAGCTGGTGGAACTGGGGAGGGTCTAG
- a CDS encoding DUF971 domain-containing protein yields MNTIPEPASIQLNSSSIVFKWKDGHESVFGHRFLRLRCPCAQCVEEWTGRPLLNPDKVPQDMRALDSIPVGSYAVQFLWSDTHYTGIYTFKSLRAWCPCEVCVAEAESKAS; encoded by the coding sequence ATGAACACAATTCCTGAACCAGCATCAATACAACTGAACTCCAGCAGCATTGTCTTTAAATGGAAAGACGGCCACGAGAGCGTATTCGGGCACCGCTTCCTGCGCCTGCGATGTCCGTGCGCGCAGTGCGTGGAGGAGTGGACGGGCCGTCCTCTGTTGAATCCGGACAAGGTGCCGCAGGACATGCGCGCACTGGACTCGATACCCGTGGGGAGCTACGCAGTGCAGTTCCTGTGGAGCGATACGCATTACACAGGCATCTACACGTTCAAGTCGCTGAGAGCGTGGTGTCCCTGTGAGGTATGCGTCGCGGAAGCGGAAAGCAAGGCGTCCTGA
- the tenA gene encoding thiaminase II, translating to MGFSEQLRVESAPIWNRIFRHPFLSEIRSGKLPVEKFRYFLIQDYLYLEGFGRAVALALSKAPSESLEGLSRRVTTPMERPLHRKLMPLAGVSLEEAARAKPSPTCLAYVNHLLRCATEGSLGVAASALLPCPWTYHLLGEHVGRVEYPVYGPWSEIYAGGFLEESVKAWRGFVDGSAEEASEEELEAMRRAFMVSSRYEYMFWDMAYGMEEWAT from the coding sequence GTGGGGTTCTCAGAGCAGCTAAGGGTCGAATCGGCGCCTATCTGGAATAGAATTTTCCGACATCCATTCCTGAGCGAGATTAGAAGCGGAAAGCTGCCGGTAGAGAAATTCCGGTATTTCCTGATTCAGGACTACCTGTACCTGGAGGGCTTTGGGCGGGCGGTGGCGCTGGCGCTGTCTAAGGCGCCGTCGGAGTCGCTGGAGGGGTTGTCCAGAAGGGTGACGACGCCGATGGAGAGGCCGCTGCATCGAAAGCTTATGCCGCTGGCGGGGGTGTCGCTGGAGGAGGCGGCCCGGGCCAAGCCGTCGCCGACATGCCTGGCTTACGTCAATCACCTGCTGCGGTGCGCGACGGAGGGGAGTTTAGGAGTGGCGGCGTCAGCGCTGCTGCCGTGCCCGTGGACATACCATTTGCTGGGTGAGCATGTGGGGAGGGTGGAGTATCCCGTGTACGGACCATGGTCGGAGATATACGCCGGCGGATTTCTGGAGGAGAGCGTGAAGGCATGGCGGGGGTTTGTGGACGGGTCGGCGGAGGAGGCGTCGGAGGAGGAGCTGGAGGCGATGCGGCGGGCGTTTATGGTGAGCAGCCGGTACGAGTACATGTTCTGGGACATGGCGTATGGCATGGAGGAGTGGGCAACATAG
- a CDS encoding SMI1/KNR4 family protein: MSSLKLDFNLKHPEIEIQPSAESGDILGLEAQLGIELPPSYKEFVTKYSNGLFVDIGNALTLFPLFPNKFEENQDFTLSGSKKLFAEIEEVGSEGFLPFGMNGVDFETWAFYTSVRFNDGEYPIILLLPGACLLPRFTSFLGFLNFTVNWLILTDLDKKEDFYSKKWKELYKKYDPRMKPIPVDEDYENCASVSILARKMRELVNIK; encoded by the coding sequence ATGAGTAGCCTTAAATTAGATTTCAATCTCAAGCACCCTGAAATAGAAATCCAACCGTCAGCAGAGTCCGGGGACATACTGGGTCTTGAAGCCCAATTGGGTATAGAACTACCTCCCTCCTATAAAGAATTTGTAACTAAATACTCCAATGGCCTCTTTGTGGATATTGGTAATGCATTGACTCTTTTCCCATTATTTCCAAATAAGTTCGAGGAAAATCAAGACTTCACTTTATCAGGTAGCAAGAAACTTTTCGCAGAGATTGAGGAGGTTGGCTCTGAAGGTTTTTTGCCATTTGGAATGAATGGCGTTGACTTCGAAACCTGGGCCTTTTATACGAGTGTCCGATTTAATGATGGAGAGTATCCTATCATCCTTCTTCTCCCGGGAGCGTGCTTACTGCCAAGATTTACATCCTTCCTAGGCTTTCTAAACTTCACAGTTAACTGGTTGATACTAACCGACCTTGATAAAAAAGAAGACTTCTACTCCAAGAAATGGAAAGAATTATATAAGAAATACGATCCTAGAATGAAGCCTATACCAGTGGATGAGGATTATGAGAACTGTGCCAGTGTCTCGATTTTAGCTCGAAAGATGAGGGAGTTAGTGAACATCAAGTAG
- a CDS encoding mannose-1-phosphate guanylyltransferase/mannose-6-phosphate isomerase produces the protein MALQPVVLCGGAGTRLWPLSTQARPKQFIPLVGRRTLYQQTLLRLRGLRGVNAPIIVCNRRHRALALDQARDVGVRPCLVALEPMGRNTAPALTLAALLSDPDDSLLVMPADHVIKDTKAFQRAVKVGASLAASGHLVTFGIVPTGPNTGYGYILKGKPLSKDTDDALNLSSFVEKPDLPTAESYVNSGKYLWNSGIFFMASSTWLAEIQRHRPDILAACRQAVDNGRRRAALFRPHEPAFSACPSDSIDYAVMEKAPKCNGAPCAVVPLDVGWSDLGSWQAVWEARDKDTNGNAVEGDVVLEGVKDSLVLNRGGGRVALVGLEGVVVIETEESSLVAGMERAQEVRKVAERARKGRK, from the coding sequence ATGGCCCTGCAGCCCGTAGTCCTCTGCGGCGGCGCCGGCACCCGCCTGTGGCCCCTCTCCACACAAGCGCGTCCCAAGCAGTTCATACCCCTCGTCGGACGCCGCACCCTCTATCAACAGACCCTGCTCCGGCTTCGCGGCCTGCGAGGCGTCAATGCCCCTATCATCGTCTGCAACCGACGGCACCGCGCCCTGGCCCTGGACCAGGCCCGCGATGTCGGCGTCCGGCCATGCCTGGTGGCACTGGAGCCTATGGGCCGAAACACCGCCCCTGCCCTTACCCTCGCGGCCCTGCTGTCCGACCCCGACGACTCGCTCCTCGTCATGCCCGCCGACCATGTCATCAAGGACACAAAGGCCTTCCAGCGAGCGGTTAAGGTAGGCGCAAGTCTCGCAGCTTCCGGCCACCTCGTCACCTTCGGCATCGTCCCCACTGGCCCCAACACCGGCTACGGCTACATCCTTAAAGGTAAGCCCCTCTCCAAAGATACTGATGACGCCCTCAATCTGTCGTCCTTTGTCGAAAAACCTGACCTGCCAACTGCTGAGAGTTATGTAAACTCTGGCAAGTACCTCTGGAACAGTGGCATCTTCTTCATGGCCTCATCCACCTGGCTGGCCGAAATCCAACGCCACCGCCCAGACATCCTCGCCGCCTGCCGCCAGGCCGTCGACAACGGCCGCCGCCGTGCCGCCCTCTTCCGCCCCCACGAACCCGCCTTCTCCGCCTGCCCCAGCGACTCCATCGACTACGCCGTCATGGAGAAGGCGCCCAAGTGCAACGGCGCCCCCTGCGCCGTCGTCCCCTTGGATGTCGGCTGGAGCGACCTGGGTTCCTGGCAGGCCGTCTGGGAAGCGCGGGACAAAGACACCAACGGCAATGCCGTGGAGGGCGACGTGGTGCTAGAAGGGGTCAAGGACTCATTGGTGTTAAACCGAGGCGGTGGAAGGGTGGCGCTGGTGGGGCTGGAAGGTGTGGTGGTGATTGAAACCGAGGAGTCGTCGTTGGTGGCGGGGATGGAGCGGGCGCAGGAGGTGCGGAAGGTGGCGGAGCGGGCGCGGAAGGGGCGCAAGTAG
- a CDS encoding amidohydrolase: MASYRVISSDSHIIEPPNLWTDRMDKKKWGSQIPHMIKGGDVDWWEMGKTRMATVGAVTQAGLRFERPQDIKQEGTWDAVRPGAYIPAEHIKDMDVDGVWGGLVYPSTGLPLYAQEDPVLLRDVFAAYNDWLAEFCSEFPDRLKGISMIMLEDGVQEGIEEMRRSADMGLAGVMISSFPRKGQAYNEPMYEPFWAAAEELEMPVALHVTTNRPGWTQVIKDGKAVQTGADRVQHDYYPRMDLCHMIFSGVFERYPNLKAANVEHELGWIPFFIKRMDRTYIERPQATPHRFKSGVLPSDFMRNNVYHSFQEDEIGIQLRHYIGVDNLMWGSDYPHAESTFPKSREILEDILKGVPEKEKAKIVGANAAKLYKY, from the coding sequence ATGGCCAGCTATCGAGTTATCTCGTCGGACTCACATATAATCGAGCCGCCAAACCTGTGGACGGACCGCATGGACAAGAAGAAGTGGGGCAGCCAGATACCCCACATGATTAAGGGCGGCGACGTCGACTGGTGGGAGATGGGGAAGACGAGGATGGCGACGGTAGGCGCGGTAACCCAGGCCGGGCTGCGCTTCGAGCGGCCCCAGGACATCAAGCAGGAAGGCACCTGGGACGCGGTGCGTCCCGGCGCGTACATCCCCGCCGAGCATATCAAGGACATGGACGTGGACGGGGTGTGGGGCGGGCTGGTGTACCCGTCGACAGGCCTGCCGCTATACGCCCAGGAAGACCCGGTGCTGCTGCGCGATGTGTTTGCCGCCTATAACGACTGGCTGGCGGAGTTCTGCAGCGAGTTCCCGGACCGGCTCAAGGGCATATCTATGATAATGCTGGAGGACGGCGTTCAGGAGGGCATCGAGGAGATGCGCCGCAGCGCCGACATGGGACTGGCGGGCGTCATGATCAGTTCCTTCCCTCGCAAGGGCCAGGCTTACAACGAGCCGATGTACGAGCCTTTCTGGGCGGCGGCGGAAGAGCTGGAGATGCCAGTGGCCCTGCACGTGACCACTAATCGTCCAGGGTGGACGCAGGTTATCAAAGACGGCAAAGCGGTGCAGACGGGCGCCGACCGGGTGCAGCACGACTACTACCCGAGGATGGACCTGTGCCACATGATCTTTTCGGGCGTCTTCGAGCGGTACCCCAACCTCAAAGCCGCCAACGTGGAGCACGAGTTGGGCTGGATACCCTTCTTCATCAAACGCATGGACAGGACATATATCGAGCGGCCCCAGGCGACGCCCCATCGATTCAAGAGTGGGGTGCTGCCCAGCGACTTTATGCGCAACAACGTGTACCACAGTTTCCAGGAGGACGAGATAGGCATCCAGCTCCGCCATTACATCGGTGTCGACAACCTGATGTGGGGCAGCGACTACCCCCACGCCGAGTCTACCTTCCCCAAGTCGCGGGAGATACTGGAGGACATCCTCAAGGGCGTGCCCGAGAAGGAGAAGGCCAAAATCGTCGGGGCTAACGCGGCGAAGCTGTACAAGTACTAG
- a CDS encoding aryldialkylphosphatase yields MTMTNLSGKIQTVLGPIDPGKLGVTMTHEHLLIDFRCVFDEPQESSKKALAYAPMQMENLGWIRYNWRSNLDNLSVIDEATAIAEAQLYARAGGNAIVDATSRGIGRDPLALARIARATGLNIVMGACYYVGVTHPKDMAKRSVEELAEETARDVVEGVGVTGVRAGIIGEIGCSWPWQETERKAVQAGAMASKQTGAPILIHPGRHPDAPMEIMNGLQQWGASPPQVIISHIERTIYDLPRLKKLAETGCYIEWDLFGHECSHYPFAETHMPSDAQRIDQIAWLMEQGFEKQIVVAQDICTKHRLVKYGGHGYAHILENIVPRFRRTGLTEDQINMVLVENPRRVLTFR; encoded by the coding sequence ATGACCATGACCAATCTATCTGGGAAGATACAGACGGTCCTGGGGCCGATTGACCCCGGCAAGCTGGGCGTCACCATGACCCATGAGCATTTGCTCATCGACTTCCGGTGCGTCTTCGACGAGCCGCAGGAGTCCAGCAAGAAGGCCCTGGCCTACGCGCCGATGCAGATGGAGAACCTGGGCTGGATCCGCTACAACTGGCGCAGCAACCTGGACAACCTTTCGGTTATCGACGAGGCCACGGCCATCGCCGAGGCGCAGCTTTACGCCCGCGCCGGCGGCAATGCCATTGTGGACGCCACCAGCCGCGGCATTGGCCGCGACCCGCTGGCGCTGGCGCGCATCGCACGGGCGACGGGGCTGAACATCGTCATGGGCGCCTGCTACTATGTCGGCGTTACGCATCCTAAAGACATGGCGAAGCGGTCTGTGGAGGAGCTGGCGGAGGAGACGGCGCGGGACGTGGTAGAGGGCGTGGGGGTTACGGGGGTAAGGGCGGGGATCATCGGCGAGATTGGCTGCTCGTGGCCGTGGCAGGAGACGGAACGGAAGGCGGTGCAGGCGGGGGCAATGGCGTCGAAACAGACCGGCGCGCCCATTCTTATCCACCCAGGGCGGCACCCGGACGCGCCCATGGAGATCATGAACGGCTTGCAGCAGTGGGGCGCGAGTCCGCCGCAGGTCATTATTTCGCACATTGAACGGACGATATACGACCTGCCGAGACTGAAGAAGCTGGCCGAGACTGGGTGCTACATCGAGTGGGACCTGTTCGGCCACGAGTGCTCCCACTATCCCTTCGCCGAGACCCACATGCCCAGCGACGCCCAACGCATCGACCAGATTGCGTGGCTGATGGAGCAGGGGTTCGAGAAGCAGATTGTGGTGGCGCAGGATATTTGCACCAAGCACCGGCTGGTGAAGTACGGCGGCCACGGCTACGCCCACATTCTGGAGAACATTGTGCCCCGGTTCCGCCGCACAGGGCTGACGGAGGACCAGATAAACATGGTGCTGGTGGAAAACCCGCGCCGAGTTCTGACTTTCAGGTAG
- a CDS encoding aryldialkylphosphatase, which translates to MASRKGKIQTVLGPVEPLQLGITLTHEHLLVDFRYSFVEPEDTARKAMAHAPLSMENIGWVRYNWSSNMYNTLLDDEPLAARELGYFKARGGRSVVDATSVGIKRNPGGLARVAKNTGLNIIMGAGYYLAPTHPKDMASRTVESLAAETERDVLEGVDGTGVKAGVIGEVGCSWPWHDNERKALRAAAAASKRTGAPLMVHVGRNEAAPFEIAAELEKARMDLSHTILCHIDRTVFDKRKLVELARTGAYLEFDLFGHEVSGYPFTPDKFMPSDGDRVERVKHLLDAGFAGQVLLAQDICYKHRLVKYGGHGYAHILENVAPRMRNAGVGQPEIDTMLVENPARALAFR; encoded by the coding sequence ATGGCATCACGCAAAGGCAAAATCCAGACCGTCCTCGGCCCCGTAGAGCCGTTACAGCTAGGCATCACTCTTACCCACGAACATCTGCTGGTGGACTTCCGGTACAGCTTCGTCGAGCCGGAGGACACGGCCCGGAAGGCTATGGCCCACGCGCCGCTGTCCATGGAGAACATTGGCTGGGTGCGGTACAACTGGTCGTCGAACATGTACAACACGCTATTAGATGACGAGCCGCTGGCGGCGAGGGAGTTGGGGTATTTTAAGGCGCGGGGCGGGCGAAGCGTGGTGGATGCGACGAGCGTCGGGATTAAGCGGAACCCTGGCGGGCTGGCGCGGGTCGCTAAAAACACGGGGCTAAATATAATCATGGGCGCGGGTTATTACCTCGCGCCGACGCATCCCAAAGACATGGCGTCGCGGACGGTGGAATCGCTGGCGGCGGAGACAGAGCGGGATGTGCTGGAGGGAGTGGACGGCACCGGGGTTAAGGCGGGGGTTATCGGCGAGGTTGGATGCTCGTGGCCGTGGCATGATAACGAGAGGAAGGCGCTGCGGGCGGCGGCCGCGGCGTCGAAACGGACCGGCGCGCCGCTGATGGTGCACGTGGGGCGGAATGAGGCGGCGCCCTTTGAAATCGCCGCCGAGCTGGAGAAGGCGAGGATGGACCTGTCGCACACGATTTTGTGCCATATCGACCGCACGGTGTTCGACAAGCGAAAGCTGGTGGAACTGGCGAGGACGGGAGCATATCTGGAGTTCGACCTGTTTGGGCATGAGGTATCGGGCTACCCGTTCACGCCGGACAAGTTTATGCCCAGCGACGGCGACAGGGTGGAGCGGGTGAAGCACCTGCTGGATGCGGGGTTTGCGGGACAGGTGCTGCTGGCGCAGGACATCTGCTACAAGCACCGGCTGGTGAAGTACGGGGGACACGGGTACGCGCATATTTTGGAGAACGTGGCGCCGAGAATGAGAAACGCAGGGGTCGGCCAGCCTGAAATCGATACAATGCTGGTAGAGAACCCGGCCAGGGCACTGGCCTTTCGCTAA
- a CDS encoding nitroreductase, which produces MEKPAVTQYPVSSFIARRWSPRAFDGKRPLDKKTVGTLFEACRWAPSFGNLQPWRFVVGLNFDDTHKAIFETLTDANKRWCKNAPMLFISVTRLTKPSDNTPYSHPQHDLGLGLENLFLQAVDLGLCCHLMAGFSVDKAREAFGIPEGFQPMTAGAVGYPGRLEDMPEDLQKREMNPRERNPLNAFVFSRRWEQPLNLG; this is translated from the coding sequence TTGGAGAAGCCAGCCGTTACCCAGTACCCCGTCAGCAGCTTCATCGCGAGGCGGTGGAGCCCGCGAGCTTTTGACGGCAAGCGCCCGCTGGATAAGAAGACCGTCGGCACGCTCTTCGAGGCGTGCCGGTGGGCGCCGTCCTTTGGAAACCTTCAGCCGTGGCGGTTTGTCGTCGGGCTGAACTTCGACGACACGCACAAGGCTATCTTCGAGACGCTGACCGACGCCAACAAGCGGTGGTGCAAAAACGCGCCGATGCTGTTTATATCTGTGACGCGCCTCACCAAGCCTTCCGACAATACGCCATACAGCCACCCGCAACATGACCTGGGCCTTGGACTGGAAAACCTGTTCTTGCAAGCCGTGGACCTGGGCCTGTGCTGTCACCTCATGGCGGGCTTCTCCGTCGATAAGGCACGGGAGGCCTTTGGCATCCCCGAAGGCTTTCAGCCGATGACGGCAGGTGCGGTGGGTTATCCAGGGCGGCTGGAGGATATGCCGGAAGACTTGCAGAAGCGGGAGATGAACCCTAGAGAGAGAAACCCGCTTAACGCTTTTGTGTTCAGCAGACGGTGGGAGCAGCCTCTGAACCTTGGTTAG
- a CDS encoding DUF2236 domain-containing protein has protein sequence MVRAALMQIAHPKIAQGVADFSQFRRKPLQRFLNTHRTANELVFGYARTAINAAMRLHAVHSRVNSNGAASDLQLSYSAADPKLMLWVYATLVDSAILGYRALLPDLTRQQWERCYQESKLLAQLFSIDEQDLPPTLPDLQAWVQDMLLSDVITVSPTSRLLARSLLSARWYSWLAAPSIYVLAAGFLPPKLRDAYGFKWNPPVRAAFRSYISLARVACRALPRPLRMEPAARRAEKRLRANNPASAPQN, from the coding sequence ATGGTCAGGGCCGCGCTAATGCAAATCGCCCACCCAAAAATCGCCCAGGGCGTGGCCGACTTCAGCCAGTTCCGGCGTAAGCCCCTGCAGCGTTTTCTCAACACCCACCGCACCGCCAACGAACTGGTCTTTGGCTATGCCCGGACCGCCATTAATGCAGCCATGAGGCTTCATGCCGTCCACTCAAGAGTCAACAGTAACGGCGCTGCTTCAGACCTACAACTCAGCTATTCCGCCGCCGACCCGAAACTCATGCTTTGGGTCTATGCCACCCTGGTGGACTCCGCCATCCTGGGCTACCGCGCCTTACTCCCGGACCTCACCCGTCAGCAGTGGGAGCGCTGCTATCAGGAAAGCAAGCTGCTGGCCCAGCTCTTCAGCATCGACGAGCAAGACCTGCCGCCAACCCTGCCGGACCTCCAGGCGTGGGTGCAGGATATGTTATTGAGCGATGTCATCACCGTATCCCCCACATCCCGCCTTCTCGCCAGGTCGCTGCTATCCGCCCGCTGGTACTCCTGGCTGGCTGCGCCCTCCATATACGTCCTCGCCGCAGGCTTCCTCCCCCCGAAGCTGCGCGACGCCTACGGCTTCAAGTGGAACCCGCCTGTCAGGGCCGCCTTCCGGTCCTACATATCCCTCGCCCGCGTCGCCTGCCGCGCCCTCCCCAGGCCCCTCCGTATGGAACCCGCCGCCCGCCGCGCCGAAAAGAGGCTCCGCGCTAACAACCCCGCATCGGCGCCACAAAATTAG